Proteins encoded in a region of the Ziziphus jujuba cultivar Dongzao chromosome 3, ASM3175591v1 genome:
- the LOC125423151 gene encoding uncharacterized protein LOC125423151, with the protein MESFRKAKKVRLRNRHGKYMVAKDNESSVVLDRNGLLERAKWTVEFVKGSNSVRLKSCYNKYLTISCDRLAPLSKGRKVEQTSLSFDDPYVQWQPIQDGEHIKLKSQQGFLRGYTGWYRLLRDKIGDYTSDETQRSDLRWKVETAESLEGHEDTRTPEATLVPTRGQTTAQAEEASRQKKLQLGIRATGVAVGAAGVGVSVAALVKGDASREEGGPVNGDAGEEEQAGMADAVGVEDVDAGDGDW; encoded by the exons ATGGAATCCTTCCGCAAAGCCAAGAAAGTTCGGCTCCGCAACCGACACGGAAAATACATGGTTGCCAAAGACAATGAATCGTCGGTTGTGCTGGACAGAAATGGATTACTTGAACGAGCTAAATGGACCGTCGAGTTTGTAAAGGGCTCCAACTCTGTCCGTCTTAAGAGCTGCTACAACAAGTATCTCACCATCTCCTGCGATCGTTTGGCACCTCTTTCTAAAGGTCGGAAAGTTGAACAGACCTCCTTGTCATTTGACGACCCTTATGTCCAGTGGCAGCCGATCCAAGATGGGGAACACATCAAGCTCAAGAGCCAGCAAGGTTTCCTCAGGGGTTATACGGGGTGGTATAGACTATTGCGGGACAAGATCGGCGATTATACATCTGATGAAACACAAAGGTCTGACTTGCGATGGAAAGTTGAAACCGCTGAAAGTCTTGAGGGACATGAG GACACAAGGACTCCTGAGGCTACTCTGGTGCCTACAAGAGGTCAAACTACAGCTCAG GCTGAGGAGGCTAGCAGACAAAAAAAGCTGCAACTAGGAATTAGGGCAACAGGTGTAGCAGTTGGCGCAGCAGGTGTAGGAGTTAGCGTAGCAGCGCTAGTGAAGGGGGACGCTAGCAGGGAAGAAGGTGGGCCAGTAAATGGGGACGCTGGCGAGGAAGAACAGGCAGGAATGGCGGATGCGGTCGGAGTTGAGGATGTAGACGCAGGAGATGGAGATTGGTAG